gtgtgtgtgtgtgtgtgttcttcTTAGTTTACAAGAAATTATACTATAATCTGGATTGTTGCTAAGGTATTACAGTTTTTACTATAAGTCTCTAACAATGACACTTGCTATGTCGGTTTGTAAAAGGATTGGAGTAAAAAATTGCGGTACTCTAAGCATTTTCCTATGTTTTGATGGTAACTTTATCCAAATTCACCATTGTTAATAGTCCCCATGACTGTGGGTTTGATTCATAGATGAAATGAAGTGTTCATTTAATTACAACTTTTGTCCTCATGAATGTTATGTTCTCTTTAAACTTGGGCCAAAACTCCATTTATTATAAGAGAGGAAATATcaaggctatgtttggcaaaggagtggaCTTGAGGAAGCGGACCggaactgtagcagatttgattgatgtgagaaaaaaaaagtaagaatgctttgtataaaaaagtgaaaaaatttattttgcagtgatttttttatttgaatagtaataaaaagttattgatgtgatataaaaagtaagaatgttaagGTTGATTTTAAGATGaattttttgggcttttgggttCGATCCGGtccactcctttgccaaacacaccccaAATTTCTGGCGCTCTAGTAAATTTGCTGAATAATTCATTCTTTCACTTGTGCCTAATAATGGGAAAATTTGAAGTACCTACATAAACTTCGCGTGTGCAGGAAAAATGCCTGGGGAACACAATTTTGCTTCTCCTGTAGAATTCTAGGCAAATTGGATGTATAGTATCAAGTGACATCTAATGGACCTAAAAACCCTGATCGGATCAATGATTTCCCAGAAAGCTAGTAGAGAAAAATGCTTGTCTTTTGGTACATCACTGACCGTCCAAAATTCATTTCCATCCAAGCAAAAACGTTGAAGTAGCTGAACTTTACCCATTTGATGCCTATCTGAAATTCATTCATAATCTACAAATATAAGGTGCAGCATTAAAACTATTTATGTATAGAATCCTCATATTCTCATTCCCATtactacataaaaaaaaaaaaaaaaagatttggcaCATCAATTATGGTTGCCTCACTTGCTTGAATTTGTATTATCGTGAAGGATTTGTCACACTTATTTGTCTTACTGAAAATAATAGAGTGGgttcttctctttttctgtaactacaaatttatttttttctaattgaaaatgGAAAGGGTTACAATTTTCTTGCCATTTCAATTTCTCAAGAGTGGAAACTGTTATAAGTTTGTGTACTTaggtttatatatttatatgctCATTCAGTATCAACAAATCAGAGTGGCGCAGCGGAAGCGTGGTGGGCCCATAACCCACAGGTCCCAGGATCGAAACCTGGCTCTGATATCTTAGAGACAAGCTTCCATGTTCCAACActtttttcctattttcctTTCTGTTTTGCTGTTTTTACTCGAGTGGAcgatataaaatccttaggaaCCCAGAAACCCGTTTATGTGGAGCAATATATATGAAAGGGAACTTTGCTCagatccaatatatatatatatatatatgtctcatCAAAATACTTCAAACCATTCAAAATCACTATCCTCCTCCACAGGGGGAAAGGAAGGCATCTCActaaaagagggaaaaaagcTCTCACACAGGAGAGAGATAAGAGGATAGAGTTTTGCCTCTCTTGAAAGTTAGATAGAAGAAATGACATCTACTTGTAGCCAGCCGTAGGCCCGTAGGGACTAGATTTTCTGTCTTTCCCACCCAACAATAATCATGTAATGTAAAgcaaaacatacatataaattGGACCATCAATAACAAAGGCAAAAATTGTCTACCTTATCTCAGTTGTACACACTCAATTGATGAAGTGAAAtaataacgaaaaaaaaaatctttctctcACTCTTAGGACTATAAACGAGCGGAGCTTAAATAAGTAGTGATTGTGTAAGGTTGGTTCGTTTACTTTTTATTCAAGTCCGAGCTCAGGTCGGCTCACCAAAGAAAAAATCTTATAAGAGCTCAAGCTCGCTCATTAGTCGAGTCGAGTGCCTTATTGAGTACTTGGCTCAGCTCGGcttattatttcaaattttcttaaaaataaaaataataagaacaacaacaaaaggaTAATTAGAAAAAACCGTTGTCATGATAAGCATACTACTATCTCCCTGTATTGATATGGCAGTGTCAATTCAGCACATTTAAAGAATACATAATGGTGGATAGTAAGATGGTAGTGCATGtataacattatttaaaaaataaataaataaatgcctaGAGACTCAGAGCGAACCGGTAATTAGTAGTAACACTAATACCCCAACATTTCCAACCTTGAAGAAACCAAACCCGAAAAGCGCAGAAGCCACCACCAAGCATTGACCATGTTCCGGCAAGCTTCACGCCACTTGGCTCGAACCCTGAGGGCTGGAGCGAGACCCTTCTCTACGGACCTCTCGGCCGCGCCCACCACGGACTCGGCCTTCGTCGAGTCGTGGAAGAAGGTCATACCCAACATTGAACCTCCCAAGACTCCTTCCCACTTCATGCAACCCCGCCCGCCCACCGCCTCCTCCATTCCTTCCAAGATCACCGTCAACTTCGTCCTCCCCTACGCCTCCGAGCTCTCCACCAAGGAGGTACCTCGCTCATCTTCTCTGATCGGTCTGTTTCtcttttgattctttgattttttttttattttttattttttgggttttctcatctgggtttttcttggatttggtggTTGGTTTAGGTTGTTATGTGTATCCGATCGGCCATTTTAGCTTGGATTTATtgtttgtggattttttttttttcatttgggtGTTGCGTACATTTGCATACAATGTGATAAAGTCAGGAGTTTTGAGTTGACGCTTTTAGCTCAGATTCTTTGGTTTCTGGGGTTTTTTTGTTGTCTCGTTTTTGCatctttgtcttgttttattGATGGGTTATGGTGACTAATTTGGGATAGACTGCAGTTGTATAATTGCTTCTTTTAGCTTGGATTGTTGGTTGTTGagggtttcttttttgtttttcgatTTTCGTCTGGATTTTGTTTAAATCTGTAAATAATGGTGATTGATTTGGGAATGTCGTATATCTGATTGGCCATTTTTAGCTTATGAAGCTTTCGGTCTGTATGCTTTTCTTTATGTGTTTTGTTTGGATGTGTAGGGGCGATAGATTGCAGgcagtttgtttttgtttggattattatatataagtatGTGATGGGATTTTGTTTTCTGGACACCAAATTTATCTAATGAAATGAGAAGATCAGTTACCTCATTGTATAATATTGTCTTTCTGCTCGAGTCCAATCGACACTGTGCTTGCCATCTTAGAGTAAGCATAGGATCAGCTGAAGATGTACTGACCTATTCAAGTATCTGTGACATTAAGGTGTAGCTAAAATGTGCACCAGAATGTTGGTTATTTTGGTCCATTAACAAAAGAATGGTCCTTAGATATAATGAAGTaaataacttatcaaaaaaaagatataatgaAGTAAATAGAGAcattaaacataaataaaaatatcgATCAGAAAGGGTTGAAATATAAGGACTTTATATGAGTACCTTTTATATCCTCCACCTCCACACAGTATTCACCAAGAGCTGACAAATATAACCCTTATGAGAACCAAAGACCTGATCCaatacttaacaaaaaaaaagtaagtagaGAGACTCCCCTGTGGATCTTGTTGTTGGCAAGGCTGATTGTCCATAGATTGTCAACGTTATTTAGGAATCCTAGCTCCTGAAAATTTAtgcctctttttctttttggctattCAATTTGTAGCAGGAAGTTTTATTTCTAGTGTAACAATTTATTTAGTCTTAATAAATCATGAAATGTTGATGGCAGAGGCTTTTGGAAATGATTGTTGTATGCACCCTGGGGTGTTTGGATCATGTAAAGGTTCTCATAAGGGTTATATTTGTCAGCTCTTGGTGAATATTGTGTGGAGGTGGAGGATATAAAGAGTACTCGTATAAAgtccataaatatttttatttatgttcgTATGTagaaaacagataaatatcCAAACCAAAAACAGACCACCTAGCACACTAGGAAACCCAGTTCACTGAAACGGGAGCAGAGAGACAACAAACACCCACTAGTAGCCTAACCCTTTTAATTTACTCAGTTTGTATTGAGGCATATAAGAGGATACGTCGGTGTTCATTATATTAGAAGAGATATCATGAGGAGAGGAAAGAGTTTCCCACCAAGCTTCGGTGTTGCTTTTGAACAGTCCCACTTTGCAGTGAATGTTGCAACTACCGTCAAGTGTTTCTCTGCAAATGAGTTTGCTTTGCTTTGTGAAAAGGTAAGACTTAAAGTTAAAACTTACCATGCTATCAAGCTTTATTAGATTTTGTGAGCGGTTAACAATTGTTAGAATGTtgtgataaaaacaaaattcattgCAAGAAGTGGTTTCATCATAAACTTCTTTTTGTGCAATGAGATATAGGGAAAGATGGGTTTCAATGTTCTATACTACAgataatttgaaagtttttctCGCCTGAATTATCCCCCGTCTAAGTTTTATGCCTTTCCACAAGTATGTATTTAGAATTTACTCAAATCTTTTCATTAAAATGATGTCATCCTTAACTTTAGTTTTGCGCCATAGTGCACGAACTGCTGAGACTGGTCCTGTGTGGCACTTACATTTGCTGTTACATTGTTATCTCAAAAATCTTGTAGGATCCTTTTTCAGTCTTATTTATCCCGCAGTCACTCatcaataaagaacaaaaatttatcATGCACTCATGTTTGCTTTCAGGTTGACATGGTCATAGTTCCGGCAACAACTGGGCAAATGGGTGTTTTGCCCGGACATGTGCCTACAATTGCAGAGCTGAAACCTGGAATCCTATCAGTGCATGAAGGAAATGACATTACAAAGTATTTCCTTAGCAGTGGGTTTGCTTTTATCCATGCTAACTCTGTTGCAGACATAATTGCGATAGAGGCCGTTCCAATCGACCATATTGACCCCAGCTTAGTCCAGAAGGGCCTTGCAGAGTTCACCCAGAAGCTCAGTTCGGCCACAACCGACTTGGAGAAAGCTGAAGCCCAGATTGGTGTCGATGTTCACAGTGCTCTCAACTTTGCCCTCTCAGGCTAATGGGGTTATTGACATTTCACCTCCGCCAACGCTTTTGTAGTTCTGCTTCAGTTACTGTTTGATCTTCCCTCTTCTATACATTGTTTAGATCTGTCAAGATATAATCACCATGATTGCCAGGagtgaaataaatattttctagAGATGGTCAAGAAGATGCCTCTCCAGTTGGGATATTACTCTTACTTTCCTTTTGGAATGTTCATTTCATTATAAGTTGTTTGGTTTTGATACCATACAGAAAGGGAAGCACTCTTATCTTGTTTTCGAGATTTCAAATTCTTGAAATGATATTTGAAAATTCGAAGTATCATAGGTACTTTGTTTACAGTTAaggcaattaaaaattttcaggTGCCATTTTTGCTGCTGACTACAATTTTAAGAGCTGTGTCAACCGATTTAAAAGACGACGATTACATGGTCCAGGAGGTGCCATATATTCCAATGGCAAGATGACAATAATCACCTACATTGTGTCAAGTAGGCATGCAATGCTTTTCTGTGTTACGtagtattgaaatattataataCTCTATATATGCCTTATTATTGAATGGCAATTTGGGTTTGTGTCTCAAGTTTGGATTGTGTCAAGTCATAGATTTAAAGCTATATAGATAAACTTTAATTTGacccaattaattaaacaagtaagatcttttaaccctaattaattttgtattgaaatcatgttgagtttatgaatcatgtcaaaaattgctagCTTTTAATGTCACATGTTATATTCAAGCCATGTCGAGGTACAactataagactatataaattaattctaattgaattcatttaattaaataagtcagatCCCTCGACTCTAACCCGCTTATTCCGTGTTGATTTGAGTTGAATTTGCAAGTCACGTCGAAAACTAAGTGACATATTAACTCCAAGCCTCAATTCTTTACTAGTGGGAAAACATTGCTGATTTGTttgcttgatttttatttatttttcgtcCAATGACAATGAAAAGCTTGCCTAAATGAGATGGAAGAGGTGCTTGAGGCTCAATTAAGTATAGGATTGAAATTCTTGATAAAGTATAGgctcaatttttgtttctttttccccttcccTTCTATGTATTggctcgaaaaaaaaaaaatcgtggtCACTGAGACTCAGAAATTTGAGAATAAGATCTCATGCTTTCAAATGTATACCTCCCTTTTTCTTGGCTACCCAATGGAGCAAACAAATTCTTCCATAGAAGTGCTAAATGAATCTTTTAGCAGGAACAAATGAATCGGATGGGCAGGTATTCTCTCGCTCAAATAATGGTATTTATACATCATAagaaatcaattaatttattgttaCAGATAGAAAGCGATTGAGAAAACAGGccgaaaaacaacaagaaagcaAGCTGCTCACCTCAATACTTACAGATTAGTTATACATAGAGGAGAGAGATACACTGGAAGAATTTCCATCCAATGCCCCAACACGAACACAGAATCAGTGAGTCCCTCCACATCAAGTTAGAACTCCTTTTCGCCAGAGCATGTCGTCGCTGAAGTCAGTTTTTCAGTCTCTGATTACCATGGGCGGCAGCCAAATGCAAGGGAATCTCGTACGCCGAAGGGATTTGGCAACAAGCGGAGAAATTTAATTACcagagattttgttttgttttgcttacATGCCTCGAAGGTCCTGTCATAACTTTGAGTGTTGTCTCCAGGGGCACCCGCCTTCAAAAGCCTGATCCAATACGTCTTCCATTCGCTTAGCAAGTAAAATCTGTTGCCAAAATGTAGAAGTGAAAAagtatttaacatttttaatattcttacaAATTCATGCGGTGAAAACAAAGACCTAATCAAGCACTACAAGTAATGAGCAATCTACGCATGCGTTGAAGCAGTGAAGGAAAAACTAGTCAAACATTTGATCATCAAACCTAAGGAGCTGAGAAGATGGAAAATCATAATCAGTCCATTCCCGGTCAATCCCTGATTATTGCCTTCCATAACTTGATATAAACAGGTATTTTCTTCCTATTTGCATTCAAGTCCAACTTTGTATTACATATTTTGTATCTCAAGTCCAGGCCTAAGAATTAACACTGGAAAGAACGCTCCCACaatgaaatattgaaaaaaccttggtaaaatgaaaacaaaataccTCCAGACTGGCAAGGACAGCTGCTGGTACTTCAACTAAGtctttcaaatttctctccGGCAGGATAACTCTTGTGATACCACAACGGTGTGCTGCCAAAATCTGCAGtatatattcaaataaataaataaagataatacaatacaatacaatTCCGTTGTAGACTGCCACGTATGAACTCATTGGCTACATATCTCATGCATATGTCTGaatgtatgcatgtatgtataaaatttgtagcaaattttcATGGTCAAGACAAGGTGGTCCCTTCCAAAAGCAAAAGCTTAAATACAGTTTACGAGAAATGACGGAAAGATCTCGTTGATACATGTAATAAACCTGTAAAATCCTTTCTTAAACCGTGGTGTACAACAGTAATGATTATATGATCACCTGTGTGGTTCCACAAACCACACTTGCACAATGGCAGCGCAGATCAGACATGCACATGGAGCACAATGAtcataaatacataaaataaacaaCACAAACTATTTTACATTGATTGAACTTTGtatttatttcaagtcattctGAAAGTTGAAACACTATGCATTTCACACAAAACctccatttttaattttgaaaataaaatcaaattactaGATAAGTTATAACTACGGTAATCAATTTGCATCCTATGgtttatataaaaaagatagGTAGGACAAGAAGTGACAAAGATCATGATATAACTTCGACCTGATAACATATCCAAAAGGCATTCAAGTCAAGGTATTTCACAGGGCAATTAGAAAGGGAAAAGGTTAATAATGAAACCTTCATCCCATAATCTTTATTATACATCCAAAGAGACTAATGTAGTAAATCTCGCCTATTGCAAATGAGACTAGGAAGACATGGAGTAACGCGTACAGCATACCTTATCCTTGACACCACCAACAGGTAGCACAAGACCCCTCAAAGTCATCTCTCCAGTCATTGCCGTATCTGCTCTCACTCTTTTCTGGCTGAACAGTGAAACCAGTGCTGTTACCAGAGTCACACCAGCGGAGGGTCCATCCTTAGGTACAGCCCCAGCAGGAAAATGTATATGAATATCCCGGCCCTCCAGGATATTGATTTCATCAGAAGCTGCTAACTTAAGATCTGCTGCCCTGGCTCTAACCTAAAAGAAACAAGGAAAAGTTTGAATGTCAATAATTTCAAACCAACAATTGCATGAGACAGAAACAAGCTGTGTAGCAGTGGAAAAGTGTTTTGTGAGTACGTCTGCAATCACATAAGGGTATGCTGCACATTGGCGTGTACTACAGTACAACATGTCTGGTCCAACTAGAGAAAGGAATTGagctgggtttttttttttttttttttttctagttttcttcctttttctgaAGTTGTGGGCCAGGAAAGGGGGGACGTAGGGATTACAGCTTTTATTCTTTAGTGTCATTAGTTGTCTCAGGTTGTAAATGAAGATGCAAAAAAGAGGACGAAAACTTTGTGAACTTTTTGAGAAAAGTAAGAAAGTTAAACTAGATGCAATTGATATTGAAGAGATACAATTGAAATTCTTCAacaaattataaagaaaaaacaccTCTTACATGGATACACATACTTTGGTCGTTCGAACTATCAGTTTGAAAATTGCATCACACACTAATATTTAATCAAACAATTCAAGAGCACACTCAATGAGGCAACAGCAAGACTTACTAATTGATGATTAATTGGGAACTaaataatttacaaaataactcaGAATAATAGATTACCCATGTTAGTGCTATTTGTGCTGATTCTTTGATAACATCACCAAGTTGCCCTGTGAGATGTAATTCACCAGTTCCTACCATAGATGTAGCCTCTACAAACTGGACCTCTCCACCAAATGTGGTCCAAACAAGCCCAACAGATACCCCAGGAGTTGCAACCCGTTCTGCAGCTTCTTTATCATCGAACCTTGGAGGCTGaattacagtaaaaaaaaaaaaacaaaagctacttaaatattgagaaaaacCAAGTATTTTCCGTTATACAAAAAGCTTGCTCTAGTTTCTGGGCCACATCATACATGATGAGTTCATGGTTATGTAAAGGCAAGTTGCAGGGCACGATATAACCCAAAACTCCAGTGaataataattctaaaaaaCACATACTTTTAGCTATAAGGATCCTTCAATCCAAACCAGCTTGATGGCTTGGCCATTAAGGCAGTTGCTTAAGGTCCCCTAAGAAATAAAACCCCTTAATAATAGCATATTTTAACAAATGATATGCTTAATAATAGCATATTTTAACAAATGATATGCTGTTACATagcaaaaaacaattaattaccAAACACATGAGAGAGAGGAAGGCTTCATTTTGAGCATAGGGATTTACTTTCTTTAGAAGGATAAATTAACCTACTTAATGTGATATAATTCTAGAAAGCAATTTCCAAAAAGTCTATTCATTTTAATAAGACTGAtggttacttataaaaaaaaaataaaaaagtctattcattttttaattctttttcctcctctttttcACTGACAACTCTACTCCTCTACTCTATCAATCTCTCATCTCACTCTTAGCCCCTCTCCCACTTCTTCTCCACTCACAAAAACTACGACTTCTCTCATACATTATCTTGATATACTGATTTTAGTTGAAAATCTATCAAAAggtcttatttcttatttgaaaaattatagaGATAGTAGATTTacatttgttttgatttctgAACAAATTGCAGTTGAAATGGAAATAGAATctatatttcatataaaaatatataattcatagAAATAAACAATTTGATAGAAATATTAATGATGAAACGACGAAACTAGCTAAAGAATCTTTTAGAATAAATTATTTCATCAACATAGTAGATCGAactctttcttaaaaaacaaagacattTTCATATATGGTTGGAAAATTAATATCTTCAAATGATTGGAAAAATTATCTTAATCTTGAAACTTTTCTAAAACATGACATATATTCTATATTAATGGTCTAAATTTGATGTCAGATTTAAaaatgttgaaagaaatttgcAAACATAAGCTAATAGTCCAAATGAACACCGAATATTATAAAAAGATTTAGATTCTTCTCCAAATATATGCATTGCTTATAGAAGATTATTAACAGTACCATTTTCCAATACATGCATTACTTATGCTATATTATTGACAATACCCATAACAATTGATTCTGTAAAAAGAAactttttcaaaactaaaattatttaaatctcATTTACAATTGACTACATCACAAGAAAGATTAAATGAATTAGTTATATTATctattgaaaataatatattaatacaaaaaatttgaTTAGTTATTTCGCATatcaaaaagagataaaaatgatttttaaattgaagtttAAGAATGCATtacatttaatataaaatattattatattttaaattaaaaatatctcATTTAGACTTTGCTCCTTAGGTTTTAATTTACAGAGCCACGCCTACCTCACTCCcatgttaaaattaattttataacaCCAATTTTGTAATAGTTTCTTTTAAACAGAAGACATTCTAAGAGGTAACTTAGATGAATCACCCTAAAAAATGCACTTCCaatccttcaattttattattttttcttcaagataAACCTTTTAAAACCTTTTAAAGTACAAATACAGAATAAAGTTCTCTCGCAAATCCCTCTTAAGTATATAGATATTCAAATAGAGCCCTGCTGCTGAGATGCTTCAATAGCAAGCACTACTTCATAGAGAAGTTGCAGCAATATGGACACAACAGACGCATTTACGCAGCTGACGAGTCCAACAGCACATGATCCAGTTTGCATTAAATGCAAATTGACCAACCAGTTCTAATTTCTATAAAAATCTGAAGTAATCTCAAAATGAAGTatccaaataatataaaatgcacctaaaagaaaaacaatgataaGAAGATCATTACCCCCAATACTTTTTCCAGCATAGCCTCATCCACAACCAAGGGTGAAGCGATCCTAAATGTATTTGATAGCTCATGATTATTTACAGCCATTGGAATGACCTCCATTTCCACTTCACCTCCGTCAGCAAGTCTGTTTTCCAGCAGTGGTGAAGTAAGCTGGTGCACATCTTTGCTTAGCGGGACAGCTTGTTCCTGCTCCGTAACTCTTACGGCTGCTGCACGAGCCAAGGCAGCCAAGTTCCTCTCCAAATTCCGAACACCAGCCTCTCTAGTGTACCTCTGAATAACAAGTTTCACCATATCCTATTACAGTAGAAAGGAATTAATGACAATAGATCTCCTGTATGATGGTAAATTGTGATAGAACCAAACaacaaagaaattttttttaataagcaaTCAGAACCAAACAGAGACATTAACAGATGATCATGGTATATAAtattgggaaaaatacactttacctaAACTATCACCCATTTTACACTTacacctccaaactttaaaaagtgacaccaCGGCCTCTCATGCTACCACCACACATTTGCCTTTTTCTCCCAAAACTactcttaaatttattaaaaaataaatatttgaataaattaaaattattacaaatttaaaaataaaataaaaataaaaataaaaaaacaccaaaaaggggTGGCCCTTTTTATATTAgcccccttaatttttttttcaaatggttatttttatatattttttaatttatatttatcaaTAACTTCAAgggtttggaaagaaaaattgcagaagtgtctaatttgacacacAATGGTAGTATGTATGGCCtcaatatcactttttaaagtttgaaggcATAATTGCAAAATAGGTGATAGTTCGGGCGGCTAAAGTATACTTTTCcctataatattttaatacaagaCCTGAAACCATGGTGCCATTTTCAGATTGAAATAAGATGTGataatcatcaaaattaatttttaaccAAATTGGGACTTGATAAAAACACCATATAAATG
This genomic interval from Corylus avellana chromosome ca3, CavTom2PMs-1.0 contains the following:
- the LOC132174832 gene encoding ATP synthase subunit delta', mitochondrial, encoding MFRQASRHLARTLRAGARPFSTDLSAAPTTDSAFVESWKKVIPNIEPPKTPSHFMQPRPPTASSIPSKITVNFVLPYASELSTKEVDMVIVPATTGQMGVLPGHVPTIAELKPGILSVHEGNDITKYFLSSGFAFIHANSVADIIAIEAVPIDHIDPSLVQKGLAEFTQKLSSATTDLEKAEAQIGVDVHSALNFALSG